A stretch of the Pelmatolapia mariae isolate MD_Pm_ZW linkage group LG23, Pm_UMD_F_2, whole genome shotgun sequence genome encodes the following:
- the LOC134621267 gene encoding putative monooxygenase p33MONOX, with product MDKVKETVGPRHQRKDIIKKKLRMPSGTFKDDRLTTSASSTPGSTPSITPNVTPPPPLQDCSLQKSSTMDGTNTQVNLKVDDPAKLIPPKIEISDTEAKWQTSWPHKLKPWDINVLTPSGF from the exons ATGGACAAAGTGAAAGAAACTGTCGGACCGAGGCATCAAAGAAAAGATATCATAAAAAAGAAGTTGAGAATGCCAAGTGGAActt ttaaagatgaCAGGCTTACAACATCAGCATCATCCACCCCAGGTAGCACCCCTTCCATTACCCCTAAcgtcacccccccacccccattgCAG GATTGCAGCCTGCAGAAATCCTCAACCATGGATGGCACCAACACCCAGGTCAACCTCAAGGTGGATGACCCTGCAAAACTTATACCACCCAAGATTGAAATCTCAGACACTGAAGCCAAGTGGCAAACCTCATGGCCACATAAACTCAAACCCTGGGACATTAATGTTTTGACACCATCGGGCTTCTGA